Part of the Engystomops pustulosus chromosome 4, aEngPut4.maternal, whole genome shotgun sequence genome is shown below.
CCTGCTTTGGGTGACCCCCATCtaactaaaattaaaaaaaaaaaaatctgcacaaaGACAAGACACTCGGGTTTCTATTTGGAAGTTGTATTGGTCTTTGTTCTTTCCAGTTACTCGACTTTCTAAAGCTCTGAATGTGAAGTCTGACGGTTTTAATACAGCGAAGCTGCTGCCACACAGGAAAGCCCTAGGAAATGTGAACCAACACGTGCAAGCCAGGCACTGCCCAACAAAGGTGGGTGAGGTTACACGTGGCCTCTGATTACAAATGCAATGCTAGAGCATGGGACAGGCCACTGGTTGATTGCATGTGTTGCTACAGACTGCTAGTGGAACATGTGACTGGAAAGTGCCCTGTGTTTTACATGCAGATAATGAAGTTGGCTAAAATGCAAGTGTTTAATAATTTACTGCATAACTTTTGTGTTCCTTCAAACCTAGGTACAGCAAAAGGGCCAGGTACATCTAAAGACTAAGAAGACTTATCCAGATATTGAGACCTTCATCCCATACAATCCTCTTGGTATGTGCATGTCTTCACGTTGCAGGTCATGTTCTGTATTACTAACATGGTCACATACTGGAACAGGCCATGGGCTTCATGTACTCTTGGCTTCAAAGGGGTTTCAATAGTCTTTGATATTGTTGGCCTATTGTAAGGATGGAATCTATGGATCACATGTATAGGGCATTGGCAACTCAACAATGTTCTCTCTGAATAGATTTTGAAAGCTTTGAGGTCCCTGAAGACCACCGGCTCAGTGACCGCTGCCTCGCTGGGATCTCGCTGTATATGTCTCTGGTTGATGCAGAACGATTTGAAGCTCTTACTAGTGAGATTCTTTCACCAATGGAATGTGATGTAATAAACTATGGTAAGTCTGTACTACTGTCCTCATGTATTAGAGAACATCTCTCGGGCCTAAATCTTGGCCAGACATCCTATGACTAAATTGCTCTAATGTCCTTAATTGTCTTTTCAGATCCATTTGAGACCTTCAGTCCTGTATTTGAAGACCTCACTATTGACTTGCCTGCTGCCTGTGACTTTTAGTGCCCTGTGATGTgaatatttaatttattaaacatgttTTTAACTTTAATGTCTTTCTGCTTTATTAAAAGGTGAGGGTTGTGTTACTGTAATTCAGTACACCCCTACATGGGCTCATTATTTGAGTTGTACAGTAGATGCTACCTAGATCACACTCTTAGACACTGCACCGTAGTATTTGGGAAACACTAAGCAGCAGTTATACCTGCACAGGATCCAGCACATTCTGATAAGAACCAATGTTCACCTATAGAATATAAACTTGTAGTGCCTCATAGCAGCTGTGCTTAGCATTGCAGTTTGGTACCCTTCCCCAGCAAAGGTGAGTATAAAGTGTGCTGACAGTAATGACTCCCTAGGgtgtcagtttttaagcagtccatcc
Proteins encoded:
- the LOC140126438 gene encoding securin-like, yielding MDVLLQLEKENGDVYSHSKPNPGSFTRLSKALNVKSDGFNTAKLLPHRKALGNVNQHVQARHCPTKVQQKGQVHLKTKKTYPDIETFIPYNPLDFESFEVPEDHRLSDRCLAGISLYMSLVDAERFEALTSEILSPMECDVINYDPFETFSPVFEDLTIDLPAACDF